A region from the Pristiophorus japonicus isolate sPriJap1 chromosome 14, sPriJap1.hap1, whole genome shotgun sequence genome encodes:
- the LOC139279331 gene encoding CD276 antigen-like, whose amino-acid sequence MQGGVPRRVRVRVKSEGERVMRLKSEFHILVLWGQLIVGQGFEVRMIKGPVTAIHGQIAVLGCSFTVTRGPTVENLIVTWQRVETDEVVHSYYYGEDQFSKQHPQYSGRTSLFPQEFQNGNASLKLEAVRPEDTGLYQCYVSTTIGHEKGVVSLKFAAYYNEPMLLINQKLSSTILTFESRGYPKADVSWYNGDDLDNSLLSKSSHQQTADSLYTVQSTIEINVTERRSNYTFVLRNAAVNQTTSRTLSFLIPENSIWNQELSCNYYTALTSWILGTILIIIIIIIIIITIIVLAVMLHKHRYIKPMKIEYIKSGPP is encoded by the exons ATGCAGGGCGGTGTTCCGaggcgagtgagagtgagagtaaagagtgagg GAGAGAGAGTGATGAGATTGAAATCTGAGTTCCATATTCTTGTGCTGTGGGGACAACTCATAGTTGGTC AAGGATTTGAAGTCAGGATGATTAAGGGACCAGTGACAGCTATCCATGGCCAAATTGCTGTGCTAGGATGCAGTTTCACTGTGACTAGAGGACCAACTGTGGAGAATCTCATTGTCACCTGGCAGCGTGTCGAGACCGATGAGGTTGTCCACAGTTATTATTATGGAGAAGACCAGTTCAGCAAGCAGCATCCTCAATATTCAGGCAGAACAAGTCTATTCCCACAGGAGTTTCAAAATGGAAATGCTTCACTGAAATTGGAAGCAGTAAGACCAGAGGACACTGGACTGTACCAGTGTTATGTCAGTACTACAATTGGGCATGAGAAAGGAGTAGTCTCTCTCAAATTTGCAG CATACTACAATGAGCCGATGCTGTTgatcaaccagaaactgtccagcaCCATTTTAACGTTCGAGTCTCGAGGGTACCCGAAGGCTGATGTTTCTTGGTACAACGGAGACGACCTGGATAATTCCCTTTTGTCCAAATCTTCACACCAGCAAACTGccgacagtctgtacacagtccaAAGCACTATCGAAATCAATGTCACGGAAAGGAGATCAAACTATACATTTGTGTTACGAAATGCTGCTGTCAATCAAACTACCTCCAGGACACTTAGTTTTCTTATTCCAG AAAATTCTATCTGGAACCAAGAACTTTCCTGCAATTATTATACAGCCCTCACAAGTTGGATTCTGGGGACTATActcataataataataataataataataataataacaataatagtACTTGCTGTCATGTTACATAAACACAGGTATATTAAACCAATGAAAATCGAATACATTAAATCAGGTCCGCCATGA